In Sardina pilchardus chromosome 8, fSarPil1.1, whole genome shotgun sequence, the genomic window AATCAAGCTATCAGAACCCTATCTGTAATAACCTACAGGTATAACCTAATAAGGTATAGTGTGGTGTACAGATATTCAATAGTATTCTTAGACATTAAGAAGTATAATTGACAAATGGGAAACCTATATCTTTATGTGGTCAGTCTATCTCTTAATGTATTCCACGTGTTCATTTGTCAGTCCACAGTGGTGTGTACAAATGAGTCATTGATTTAATTAAAATTATGTCATTGTCCAACCTTGTAGGTCATGATGGACATTGGGTGAAGGGAGCTCATGGTACTTTTTACAGATGTGACAGAGCCTTTCTCTCCAGTCTGAGAAGATGTGGACCACATGGTCTTTATGCCACTTGAAGTACAACTCATACTGGGTCCTGTTCTCAGCCAGCCTCTTGAGTTGGGATGCCAGCTCGCTACTGCTTTTGAAGTCATCAACATGGATGAACGAATCAGGGGGCACAAACTCCTCGTAGTTGGACCGAGGTGGTCCCAAAACCACGGGTACCGCTCCTGCTAGGAAGGCGTTCCTCCACAGCTTCTCTGTGATGTAGTCCTTGGCGATAGAGTTCTCAAAGGCCAGGTAAAAATGGCAGCGGCCAATGGTGGGCAGCAGACGCCCTTTAGACAAAGGTTTTTTGTTTGCCCAGCCATAGCGTGCAATGGGGATGTGCTTACGCAGTTCATGGTACACCTTGGATCTGATGTGTTCATCCTTGTAGTTGCTGACAACCCAACAGGCGAGACACGAGCTCTTCTTTGGGATGAGGAAGGTTTCGTTTGTCCTTTTTGGAATCATCCGCCCGTAGGGCAAGAAGATATCTGCGTCCCGCCGATAGCTCATGGTCCAGTTGAACAGATGATTGTACCCACTAACGTTTTGGTTCACCACCGGAGGTTCTAGCGACAACCACACCCACTTCTGGCCCCGTGGGGGGTGCAGATGCAGTGGGAGTTTCTGGTGGGCATATTTCAGCTCGTGATGATGAAAAACTACAACATCTGCCTGGTCGAATCGCGAGCGGTTGTCCGTGAGTTGGCACCGAGGGATTCCATACTTGTTGAGGCAGACGTTGCCATCCAACGGGTAGGAGATGTTGAAGGGCCAGTACCATAGCAGGATAGATATATTGCGGTGCCAACCATGGCTGTTTCCTGTCGCCTTCAGCTTCACAGAATTGGGCTTACGCCataggaggaggacgagggcaAATGCCAACCACAGCGTGTAAGCTTTTCTCAGTTTCATTGTAGAAAAAAACAGCCATCGCCCAAAACCAcaatctgttaaaaaaaaaaaaaaaaaaaaaaaaagaaagaaatcctGTTGAAGTGA contains:
- the fut7 gene encoding alpha-(1,3)-fucosyltransferase 7, producing MDCGFGRWLFFSTMKLRKAYTLWLAFALVLLLWRKPNSVKLKATGNSHGWHRNISILLWYWPFNISYPLDGNVCLNKYGIPRCQLTDNRSRFDQADVVVFHHHELKYAHQKLPLHLHPPRGQKWVWLSLEPPVVNQNVSGYNHLFNWTMSYRRDADIFLPYGRMIPKRTNETFLIPKKSSCLACWVVSNYKDEHIRSKVYHELRKHIPIARYGWANKKPLSKGRLLPTIGRCHFYLAFENSIAKDYITEKLWRNAFLAGAVPVVLGPPRSNYEEFVPPDSFIHVDDFKSSSELASQLKRLAENRTQYELYFKWHKDHVVHIFSDWRERLCHICKKYHELPSPNVHHDLQGWTMT